Below is a genomic region from Mycobacteriales bacterium.
GCGACTGGCCGCTGCAGAAGGTCGATGCCGGGGCCCTCAACCGGCTCTACGCCGACCTCCTCGCGGGCCGGACCTCGCGGCGGCCACTCGCACCGCGCTCCGTCGCCTACGTGCACGTGATCCTGCACCGGGCGTTCCGCGACGCGGTGCGCTGGGACCGGCTGGTGCGCAACCCGAGCGACGCTGCCGACCCGCCGAAGCCGGGACGCACCCATCGGTCGACCATGCGCACCTGGTCGGCCGAGCAAGTCGCAGCCTTCCTCTCAGCGACAGCCACACATCGGCTGAGCGCGGCCTGGTGGACGCTCGCGACCACCGGAATGCGTCGTGGCGAGCTACTCGGCCTCGTGTAGGACGCGGTGGACCTCGACGGCGGCCTCGTCTCTATCCGCCGCACCCTGGTAACAACGCAGGCGCGCCGAGCGGGCGAGCCGGGGATGTCCTGGAGCGAGCCCAAGACCAACAAGGGCTGGCGCACGGTGGCCCTGGACCCGGCAACCGTCGCGGCGCTGCGCGCGCACCGGACGAGGCAGCTCGAGGAACGGCTCCTCGCCGGTGGCGAGTACGACGACCAGAGCCTCATCTTCTGCCGCGTTCTCGGCGCTCCCATCCACCCGAAGACGCTGTCCTGGTACTTCGATCAGGCGGTCAGGCGAGCCGAACTGCCGAAGATCCGGCTTCACGACCTCCGGCACACCCACGCGACGCTGGCGCTCAAGGCCGGCGTCCACCCGC
It encodes:
- a CDS encoding site-specific integrase, which translates into the protein MAGRSGRRRGTVKQEANGAWYFVVDIADEHGRRRQTRRRGFPSQRAAQAELNKILRDLAQQTYVPPSRQTLGRFLTDEWLPAIWATIRPSTFDSHARNIRLHVAAHPVGDWPLQKVDAGALNRLYADLLAGRTSRRPLAPRSVAYVHVILHRAFRDAVRWDRLVRNPSDAADPPKPGRTHRSTMRTWSAEQVAAFLSATATHRLSAAWWTLATTGMRRGELLGLV
- a CDS encoding site-specific integrase — translated: MDLDGGLVSIRRTLVTTQARRAGEPGMSWSEPKTNKGWRTVALDPATVAALRAHRTRQLEERLLAGGEYDDQSLIFCRVLGAPIHPKTLSWYFDQAVRRAELPKIRLHDLRHTHATLALKAGVHPRVVQERLGHANVGVTLDTYSHVTMPMQAEAANLVAGLITSKITNIP